The Phyllopteryx taeniolatus isolate TA_2022b chromosome 13, UOR_Ptae_1.2, whole genome shotgun sequence nucleotide sequence CAAGGAGTCCCTGGGCAAGCTCGAAGGCCTGGTGCAGCAAGACCCAGCCCTCTACCTCCACGAGAGCGTCCTCTTCAACCTAACCACTATGTATGAACTGGAATCTTCACGCAGCACCCAGAAGAAGCAGGCGCTGTTGGAGGCTGTGGCCTGCCGAGAAGGAGACAGCTTCAACACTCAGTGCCTCAAACTGAGTGTTTGAAAAAATGAGGCCTTGGGGAAGAGGGCACGATCTACTGTAcaagcaaccccccccccccccccactcccaatGTGGGTCTTGCTCATGCAAGAGAGAGGTGACTGTTCAGTGCTTGGATTGGTTTCTCAAAAGCATTTTCTTCTACCAAAAATAAGAGGCTAAACCCCATCTGTAGACATTAGAATTGttaaggaatgctttgacaatTGGGAAATACAGTAACTCCTCATtgttgatattttgtttgattttttttttttttttacacaatattaTACAGTACTTCTTAAAAGTTTGACTATTCAAGCCAGAGTTCTTTTCCGATGACACCTTCAATTGAACTGGTTGGCAAATTAAGatttgttgaacattttgttaacaatataattcaaatacttACACTCTTCTGAAATCAACCAGACACTTCAGCTCCACCATATGTTGACAGTTGAAGTCGTGGCGCGTAAGTGTTTAGTGCTAGGTCGAATAGTATGCTGCTCGTACTCAACAGGCTTGCCAGGCCAGCGAGTACGAAATCTAGATGGGCTTGGATGCTACGCCAACTGCCTCACAGGTGGTATTTCATCATatcaatacagtggacccccaagCCAGActacgaatagcgaaaatctgcagataattgatgcccattatcATTAATTACATTGGAAATATAGATATACGCACTACATTGCCAAaggtatttgctcacctgccttgactcacatatgattttgtGATATCCCATTCGAAATCCACATGGTTTAATATGACGTTGCAGcatcaactcttgtgggaaggttttggagtgagtTGATTgggatttttgcccattcttccaggagcatattggTGAGGTCACATACTGATGTttgacgagaaggcctggctcactgtccgcTCCAAaacaacccaaaggtgttctgtcagATTGAGGGCAGgacagtcaagttcatccataccaaattatTTCATCCATCTCTTTATGGACGTTGCTTTGTGCaccggtgcacagacatgttggaacaggaacgggtaatccccaaactgtttgactgtcaaaTATCTCTTGCGACGCTGAAGCATTCACACTTCCTTTCACTGGATCTCacggctaatattttggacatttccaactttgtgggagcagtttgagagtttgatgtggatgaacttgactggcctgcacaatcctgaacttttggcaatatagtgcgtgtgtgtgtatatgtatgtatatatatatatatatatatatatatatatatatatatatacatatgtatgtatatatatatatatgtaaatgtggTTGTATGTTACTTGATCGAACAGCTTTGGGATAAATTGGTGTGCAAActtgagagccaggccttctcatccaacaccactgtgtgacctcacaaatgcacttctggaagaaGGGTCAAAAATTCCCGATACACATTCCTggaccttgtggaaagccttttcagaagagttgtagctgttatagctgtaaaAGGTGGACCTATGTCATAAACCCCATTAATTAAGAAGAGcatgtcacttcagatcatatctgagtcaaggcaggtgagcgaatacctttggcaatatagtgtgtatatatatatatttttttgaaacccAAAAAATACTTGAATAAATGGGTATATACCACCAATTGGTGTTTTCGGTGTTGGTTACCCCCcaaaaaggggaaaaagaacattggaaaaaaaagattttgcgaataggtgaatctgcgggGGTCCACTTAATTACATTCTATCAAATCTGCAGGTTCACAATGTGAGACGAGCTGAGTTTGAACATAAACCAAGTTTGTGAGACAAGGGCATTATACTAAGACTCACTATGCTTAAAGTCCATTAAGCATGCACTGCATGCAATATACATAAACCACTGTGATTGTATTgtaacttcctgtgtgtgtgtgtgtgagtatatACATGGGAatataatgtgtatataaatgaaaatacaatggTCATTGTTTTTCAGATTCAATGATTAGCGTGATTATgttcttaaaaacattcaattttaCTGTTTATATATAGTGTTCATCATAATTCTGTATGAATGTTTTCTTTACCATAATAAAAGCAATGTTAGTTCAAAGTGCATAGGAAAACTCCATACCATACTTTCATTGACGACagtgacattttattgttgGCGGGGGGGCATGTCCGTCgcattagtttgtttgtttgtttgttaatacGCTGCTGGATTTATAGAACCtggcaaacaaatatgtcacTACACATACTTGTTGCATAAATGCTTTGATTTCAAATGACATTACTATTTCAATAAATGTTCCAAAAAACGGACTGTGCAGTCTTGTAATTTCCCTTTTTCAGGATTCCTGTAGAGAAAGCATATATTTCTTCCGGATCTCATAGTCATCTGCTGGCCTGTTGTAGGCTTTCCACACAGGCTCCCCGACAAACAGCCTCATGGCCTTCGTGTAATTCTATGGAGACAGAAACATTCTCATCAGTGTATCTTGCTGACTGGATTGGATGTGGGTTTACATCAAGGCAAAGCCAAGGGACATCAGAAGTTGAAATTCAAACTATTCAATATAGCAGAAGGACTAAATTCATGCTTCCACAAAGTTGGAGAGTGcagttcaaaaaaaaatatcgatCTTTTCAATGTTTCTACTTTAGTGTATGCGGAAGGGATGGTAATAGAGATGTCGACCCCGTAACACAAACGACAGGCTGGATGCATTAAAGCAGCAGACCTCAACGACCCGGCACATGCCCACGAGGCAACGATGCAGCGCAGAAAGACTCAACTAAAAATATTCATGATCAGAGTCCACGTGATGAGGCAGAGGAAGAGCCTAGAACATTCAAGAAAAAATGATATCAGCAGCAGTTTTACTTTTTCGTTCCGGGAGATTCTCACACACCAAACCCACTCTGTGTATAATATGTGCCTACGAAGGAGCGGTGCGCGGTATAAATCGGTAGGAGTTATACGTTTGGACGAAGGGACAGATTTGGATTTCACCAACCAATTGCGATAAAGCTTATTGATGATGTCGTCATATCTCTCTCAGTATAAAAATAGCTCATGTACATCTGGTCACAAAGGCCCGAGGCAGCGGCACCTTTTTTCAACCAGCTCCGAGCTGGTTAAAAGACCAGCGCGCCCATGCACATTACTGCTCAGATAGCAATATGGGACTGCTGGATTGTATGGCGAGCATTCTTAACATGTCATAGCTGGACTGGACACGTGTTGAAGATACTGCATCAGTAATTCATTTTCACCTGGTCCAAAAGAACATGAGTGATACATGAGTAACTTGATTCCTCCTATCCTCAATGAGCATTTCAAATATCTGCAACATCATTTGGGATTTCTGTAATGACAgtgaccaaaacaaaatgatgGCGCAAGTGGACATCACGGGTCTCACTGTCCAACCAATGCGTCAAAAGGGGACCAATTTGTTGCGAAGCAAAGGCACAGCTCCCACTAATGACAACCTCTTCTGTACATTCAGCGtaatgacttttattttgaataatttgtttttgtgtttctacGCTGGTCCGTCTAAATTTTGCTCTACGTGAAACTGGTCCATAGCGTAAAAAATGGTTGCAGACCGCTGCCTTAAAGCATCATAAATcgacaagagaaaaaaagtacagagagAAAATTCACGCAAGAATCGGGAGAACACGGAAACTCGTCACAGAAGGTTAGAGGTGAGATTGAGACCAAAAACGTCAGCGCTGTgagaatgcattattattattattattaaaagaagCACAGAGGTCTTTAGATCATTTGGTATGTTagtcaagaaaatgaaaatgttaacgAACAATCAAATGCATTCCCAAGTGGACATGGAAGAGCTGAGGAGCCAAatgtcccattacttttggtgCCGGAAAAAGTGGGAGGCATAAAGACAAACTGTTTTAATTCCTGCATGTAAATACCCGCAAacttaaagctgaaagtcttcATGTCAAATCCACTGTGGTGGTGTTGAGAGcccaaaaaagagaagaaatgtGTCGTATGTTTTCAATCTTAAGTAAAGCATTGTGAATATGAGGAATTCTTCTGCATAAATACGTCTCACTTCAAAGGAATGTTTACGCTGTATTCGAGTAAACGCACCACCACGTCTCCAGAAACCTTCACCCGTCGATGGTCAAAACGTTCAATCCGCTTACCGACTCGTCCAAGGTGAAGCGGTGGTAGATGCCGGCTGGCAGGGTAATAAGGTCACCCGTCCTCATGGCAATTCTTATCCAGCGGTCCTCTTGGTCTCTCACGTCGAAGTAGGCCTGGCCATCAAGGATGTAGCGAATCTCGTCGTCCAAATGTAAGTGTTCCTCAAAGAACATCTTCAACTGAGGAGAGACAGAGGTTTCCTTTTGGTTTCTTCATTACAAACAGAAGGTAGTAGTGCAAATGCAAAGTAGAAACGGCAATTCAACCCATACCTCTGCGTGAAAGAAAACCTCTCAAACTATGAGAACATTCCCATGTCTTACGCAAAACAGTCAGATTTACGGATGAAGCTTGCAGGTTACCTTTTCCTCATAATTTGGCAGTGTGTTCTTCTCAACGGTGATGATGTCCATGTAGGAGTAGCCCCGCTCTTTCCTGATACGCTGCAGTTCCGGGTCTGtttcgtagatggcagcattcAGCTGCAATAACGACACAATATTGTATTGCCGCTAACGACTGCAGTCTATTAAGTACTATTAAATACGCACAAAACGTTTTCTGGATTCAGCTTTCGGGCGAAGCGAACATCCAACATTtatgttcatcctgaaattttcaCCCAGAAGCCCAAAACTAAATTCCAAACTATTTCTGAGGAGTGCAAGTGATTCACGTGTAATTGTGAGTTTCTTTCCAGTTAGTGGTGATGCAGATCAAACTGCAGTCGATCTCAAAGCAGTGGCACCACTCATTCAAAGTGGGGCAAATCTCGGCCACAAAGTCTGTGCAGGAATTTGTAAATC carries:
- the adi1 gene encoding acireductone dioxygenase yields the protein MAMEAWYMDNSDEDRRKSHKLEPNRPVSSEELKHLGVLHWKLNAAIYETDPELQRIRKERGYSYMDIITVEKNTLPNYEEKLKMFFEEHLHLDDEIRYILDGQAYFDVRDQEDRWIRIAMRTGDLITLPAGIYHRFTLDESNYTKAMRLFVGEPVWKAYNRPADDYEIRKKYMLSLQES